The following coding sequences lie in one Clarias gariepinus isolate MV-2021 ecotype Netherlands chromosome 27, CGAR_prim_01v2, whole genome shotgun sequence genomic window:
- the LOC128514807 gene encoding fatty acid-binding protein, brain-like has translation MDAFFGSWKVSRSENLDNFMKAIGINVKLRNAANVVKPTISTISQDDNCVLIKIQTVSHEREIRFILGEEFDEEIYGKMCKMTINLEGGKLIQVQKWGVKEAQTVREIQDGKMITTLSCDNVTAVLTYDKV, from the exons atgGATGCCTTCTTTGGAAGCTGGAAAGTTAGCAGAAGTGAAAACTTAGATAATTTCATGAAAGCAATtg GTATTAATGTTAAACTGAGAAACGCTGCAAATGTGGTTAAGCCCACCATCTCTACCATTTCCCAAGATGACAACTGTGTGCTGATTAAAATACAAACCGTTAGTCATGAGAGAGAAATCAGGTTCATCCTCGGTGAAGAGTTTGATGAGGAGATATACGGCAAGATGTGTAAA ATGACTATAAACCTAGAAGGAGGAAAACTTATCCAGGTGCAAAAGTGGGGCGTAAAAGAGGCCCAGACAGTTCGAGAGATCCAGGATGGGAAAATGATCACG ACTCTGTCCTGTGATAATGTCACAGCAGTGCTTACATATGACAAAGTGTAA
- the meis2b gene encoding homeobox protein Meis2b yields MAQRYDDLAHYSSMMDGVGVYGDPHTHHHLNHAPPPPTPHTNQPYVTSHGLMAGIMSANDGLKRDKDQIYGHPLFPLLALVFEKCELATCTPRDPGGAGGDVCSSDSFNEDITVFAKQMRAEKPIFSSNPELDNLMIQAIQVLRFHLLELEKVHELCDNFCHRYISCLKGKMPIDLVIDDRDGCKSDFDDLTSTHISDHNTASWRDLDDNRSTPSIGTPGPSSGGHVSHSGDNSSDLGDGLEGSLASPGTGDEDDPDKKRQKKRGIFPKVATNIMRAWLFQHLTHPYPSEEQKKQLAQDTGLTILQVNNWFINARRRIVQPMIDQSNRAVSQGAPFSPDAQAMGGFMLDGQQHMGLRAPGAMGGMGMNMAMDGQWHYM; encoded by the exons ATGGCGCAAAGg TATGATGACTTGGCGCATTACAGCAGCATGATGGATGGCGTGGGTGTATACggagacccacacacacatcaccacCTGAACCATGCTCCTCCCCCTCCGACTCctcacaccaatcagccatacgTGACATCACATGGGCTCATGGCGGGGATCATGAGCGCTAACGATGGACTGAAAAGAGACAAGGATCAGATTTATGG ACATCCTCTGTTCCCGTTATTGGCCCTGGTGTTTGAGAAGTGTGAGTTAGCGACATGTACACCGCGGGACCCGGGCGGGGCCGGAGGAGACGTATGTTCATCAGACTCCTTTAACGAAGACATCACCGTGTTTGCCAAACAG ATGCGAGCAGAGAAACCAATATTCTCATCTAATCCAGAACTAGACAATCTG ATGATTCAAGCAATACAAGTGTTAAGGTTTCACCTCCTGGAACTGGAGAAG GTCCACGAGCTATGTGATAATTTTTGTCACCGCTACATTAGCTGTCTAAAAGGAAAGATGCCAATTGACCTAGTTATTGATGACCGGGATGGATGCAAGTCGGACTTTGATGATCTAACGTCTACGCATATATCAGATCAT AACACAGCATCATGGAGAGATTTGGATGACAATCGCTCCACTCCTTCCATCGGCACACCGGGACCGTCCAGCGGCGGCCATGTTTCTCACAGTGGGGACAACAGCAGTGACCTGG GAGACGGGCTGGAGGGCAGCTTGGCTTCTCCAGGAACAGGGGATGAAGATGACCCTGATAAGAAGCGACAGAAGAAGAGAGGGATTTTTCCCAAAGTGGCAACTAACATTATGCGGGCGTGGCTCTTCCAGCACCTCACA CATCCTTATCCATCAGAAGAGCAGAAGAAACAGCTCGCTCAGGACACTGGACTCACCATCTTACAAGTGAATAACTG GTTTATTAATGCGCGCAGACGGATAGTGCAGCCCATGATCGACCAGTCCAACCGCGCAG TGAGTCAGGGAGCTCCGTTCAGCCCCGACGCTCAGGCCATGGGCGGCTTCATGCTGGACGGGCAGCAGCACATGGGCCTGCGAGCTCCTG GTGCGATGGGAGGAATGGGTATGAACATGGCGATGGATGGACAGTGGCACTACATGTAG
- the znf770 gene encoding zinc finger protein 770: MTHQCTICLKQFDFVSKLRRHQLSHSGQRPFTCYICLKSFRQSSHLKGHLKSHSKLRQVSLILSQTVSSQTSYTKTEERYNKHFGVEISEEGELGDEKTWCASLQTQNQSEYEQSSDGVKHLVSYNGQTCDVSQGNYDGFEDFQYSEYAKIQPGSANNNVGKQDYLKAGDAGIPEEKTVNMTHRHQCSVCLKRFSAPSKLKRHILIHSIFRPFCCEFCPKAFRQLAHLKMHLSTHFTQRRKETKEILHGNTVSQNIPIHPLDTMVYSSDSSVKQKCTEEAGDLENELKESENVHMESFPENISLNTSETTWIKSKVGHECPVCHKCFSAPSKLRRHCLTHTGQRPFQCSLCCRAFRQLSHLKAHHSVHAAPKKKLTSALQMHKVTHTQPSTSKARLRRFVHISLARKFRSAKQKLLSPAAEINLQENNSLPCAVSSSDQEINGRQDYSCSVCSKHFNAPSKLRRHILIHTGQRPFRCSLCFRGFRQKSHLKSHKCNRGSRGTFQSSTSEVHLRDPQIPDSRSNLSIRTENEFAEENSMSISKTGDSYVCSSRTRFAAKSIPKDSMDHTSLSYKAICRPLEEASQSKGSGYQCTVCFKIFDFPSKLSRHILIHMDIKPFKCSICSKSFRQLCHLQNHSKVHAGRKNVLCQETFKNRIGTSIPETNNHTKKSGKPPVSQRPDPYCGKQKNNLFISSSHNHSENIEEFTPNIQSTSSPLKVHEGENSYSQIKRNPNQCIFCLKTFDFPSKLSRHLLVHTGIRPYECRDCCKSFKQLSHLQCHQWVHNKKHNSELGASVADHQNSIFCARTTLTDEPDLHQESSESLAMVKQGQAGYTVQVHNQEGVSLDNNNGCPSDSGHGESKVKSETDLLVDTSIYPTLKHDSDPSNADRTSNIIFYKCPNQQADKFEKEDFKVCLNTASEVADMITRIPVRDQQEMVKTGDPGSFAQKIDRTNLNSFPFCIPEDSFQRSPAIPNSYNSRQGEGQNQHLTEPPNDLPICPSCSQCFDSLKDLNAHSCPVNCPTQRVSKAYQCAVCFKNFEAPSKLKRHYVIHTGQRPYRCNVCGKDFTQSSHLKTHMMSHR, translated from the coding sequence ATGACACACCAGTGTACGATCTGCCTGAAACAGTTCGATTTTGTTTCGAAGCTCCGTCGTCACCAGCTCTCACATTCGGGACAGAGACCGTTCACGTGTTACATCTGTCTCAAGTCTTTCCGTCAGTCGTCTCACTTGAAAGGACATCTGAAAAGCCACTCGAAGCTTAGACAAGTCTCACTTATTTTATCACAAACAGTTAGCTCTCAGACATCATACACCAAAACAGAGGAAAGGTACAACAAACATTTTGGAGTTGAGATTTCTGAAGAAGGAGAGCTCGGTGATGAAAAAACATGGTGCGCTTCCCTTCAGACACAAAACCAGAGTGAATACGAACAGAGCAGTGATGGCGTGAAACACCTGGTATCTTATAATGGACAGACGTGTGACGTGTCACAGGGGAATTACGATGGGTTTGAGGACTTTCAGTATTCAGAGTACGCTAAAATTCAGCCAGGTTCAGCAAATAACAATGTTGGAAAACAAGATTATCTAAAAGCAGGTGATGCAGGAATACCTGAGGAAAAAACAGTTAATATGACCCATAGGCACCAGTGTTCGGTGTGTCTGAAACGTTTCTCCGCACCATCAAAACTTAAGCGTCACATTTTAATCCACAGCATTTTTAGACCTTTCTGCTGCGAGTTCTGCCCTAAAGCTTTCAGGCAGCTCGCTCACTTAAAAATGCACCTATCCACTCATTTTACGCAGAGACGCAAAGAGACAAAAGAAATCCTTCATGGAAACACCGTCTCGCAGAATATTCCGATTCATCCACTGGATACCATGGTGTATAGTTCTGATTCATCAGTGAAACAGAAGTGCACAGAAGAAGCTGGAGATCTTGAAAATGAACTTAAAGAGTCGGAAAACGTTCATATGGAGTCGTTTCCTGAAAATATAAGTTTAAATACGTCTGAAACAACTTGGATTAAAAGCAAAGTTGGACATGAATGCCCCGTGTGCCACAAATGTTTCAGCGCCCCATCAAAGCTGAGAAGGCATTGTCTCACCCACACAGGTCAGAGACCGTTTCAGTGCTCGTTATGCTGCCGTGCGTTTAGGCAGCTCTCCCACCTTAAAGCACACCACAGTGTTCACGCCGCTCCCAAAAAGAAATTAACCTCTGCACTCCAGATGCATAAAGTCACCCACACTCAGCCTTCTACATCCAAGGCTAGGCTCAGGCGTTTTGTCCACATCAGCCTTGCGAGGAAGTTCAGATCTGCAAAACAGAAACTTTTGTCACCTGCTGCAGAAATTAATCTCCAGGAGAATAATTCACTACCCTGTGCCGTGTCCTCATCCGACCAAGAGATCAACGGTAGACAAGATTACTCTTGCTCCGTCTGTTCAAAACACTTCAACGCTCCTTCTAAGCTTCGACGCCACATCCTGATTCACACCGGGCAACGGCCTTTCAGGTGCTCACTTTGCTTTAGAGGCTTTAGACAGAAGTCCCATTTGAAGTCCCATAAGTGTAATAGAGGAAGCAGAGGAACATTTCAGTCTAGCACAAGTGAAGTCCATCTGAGAGACCCCCAGATTCCAGATTCCAGATCTAACTTAAGCATCAGAACAGAGAATGAGTTTGCTGAGGAGAATTCTATGTCCATCAGTAAAACAGGAGACAGCTATGTCTGTTCTTCTAGAACTAGATTTGCCGCCAAGTCTATCCCAAAGGACAGTATGGATCACACATCTCTTTCCTACAAAGCCATATGTAGGCCTCTGGAAGAAGCCAGTCAGAGTAAAGGATCTGGGTACCAGTGCACGGtatgctttaaaatatttgacttCCCTTCCAAGCTTTCTAGGCATATCCTCATCCACATGGACATCAAGCCTTTCAAGTGTAGCATCTGCAGCAAGTCCTTTAGGCAGCTCTGTCACCTGCAGAACCACTCCAAGGTTCATGCCGGTAGAAAGAACGTGCTCTGCCAAGAAACTTTCAAGAACAGAATAGGAACCTCCATCCCAGAAACAAATAACCATACAAAAAAGTCTGGAAAACCTCCAGTTTCACAGAGACCAGATCCTTATTGtggcaaacaaaaaaataatctgtttaTTAGTTCTTCACATAATCATTCTGAAAACATAGAGGAATTCACACCAAATATACAGAGCACAAGCTCTCCACTTAAAGTCCATGAAGGTGAAAACTCTTACAGCcagataaaaagaaatccaAATCAGTGCATCTTTTGTCTAAAGACTTTTGATTTTCCATCAAAGCTTTCAAGACATTTGCTGGTGCACACCGGGATCAGGCCATATGAATGCCGTGATTGTTGCAAGTCATTTAAGCAGCTCAGCCATCTTCAGTGTCACCAGTGGGtccacaataaaaaacataacagtGAGCTTGGAGCTAGCGTTGCAGATCATCAAAATTCCATCTTCTGTGCTAGGACCACCCTGACTGATGAACCAGACCTTCATCAAGAGAGCTCTGAAAGTTTAGCCATGGTTAAACAAGGTCAGGCTGGATACACTGTGCAAGTCCACAATCAGGAAGGGGTTTCTCTGGACAACAACAACGGCTGCCCTTCAGATTCAGGTCATGGTGAGAGCAAGGTCAAGTCTGAGACAGATCTTCTGGTGGATACGTCCATTTATCCTACACTAAAACACGATTCAGATCCATCCAATGCTGATAGGActtcaaatataatattttacaaatgtCCAAATCAACAGGCTGACAAATTTGAGAAAGAGgattttaaagtgtgtttaaacacAGCAAGTGAAGTTGCTGATATGATTACCAGGATTCCAGTTAGGGATCAACAAGAAATGGTCAAAACTGGAGATCCTGGTTCTTTTGCTCAAAAGATTGATCGAACAAATTTGAACAGTTTTCCCTTTTGTATTCCTGAGGACTCTTTTCAGAGATCTCCAGCTATCCCTAATTCTTATAATTCCAGGCAGGGTGAAGGTCAGAATCAGCACCTGACAGAACCTCCAAATGACCTGCCAATATGTCCTTCCTGCAGCCAGTGCTTTGATTCATTAAAAGACCTTAATGCACACAGTTGTCCAGTTAACTGTCCTACACAGAGAGTCTCAAAGGCCTATCAGTGCGCCGTTTGCTTCAAAAACTTCGAAGCACCTTCTAAGTTAAAAAGACACTACGTGATACACACGGGACAGAGACCATATCGCTGTAATGTTTGTGGCAAAGACTTTACTCAATCAAGTCATCTCAAAACACACATGATGTCCCACAGGTAG